One genomic window of Halanaerobium saccharolyticum subsp. saccharolyticum DSM 6643 includes the following:
- a CDS encoding carbohydrate ABC transporter permease — MKRKHIPWLFLSIPLSLYTVWVIAPTIYTMYLSLTNWDGITAPQFQGIDNYLQLFNDPIFYTSLVNNVKWLIIFMAIPVTVGLFLAMLLSQEIKWARGYKAAIYSPMILAPVVIGLIWSWIYQPQGGLLNNTLTYIGLERLTRGWLSNPNTALYAVIGAAVWRHTGYVMLLFLSGLTAISPTVIEASRIDGASPWQRFRYIILPLLKPTTVIVIVITMIQSLRAFDFVSMMTRGGPFNSTNVLAHYMYTEAFKNYNMGYGASIAVVLFAIMFIFIVIYLRQIRKGELE; from the coding sequence TTGAAGAGAAAGCATATTCCATGGTTATTTTTGTCAATACCTTTAAGCTTATATACTGTCTGGGTTATTGCACCAACAATTTATACCATGTATTTAAGCTTAACAAATTGGGACGGGATAACAGCACCTCAATTTCAGGGAATCGATAACTATCTGCAATTATTTAATGATCCTATTTTTTATACATCATTAGTTAATAATGTTAAATGGCTGATAATTTTTATGGCAATTCCGGTTACTGTCGGTCTATTTTTAGCAATGCTTTTGAGTCAGGAAATTAAATGGGCAAGAGGATATAAGGCGGCTATTTATTCGCCTATGATTTTAGCACCGGTTGTAATTGGCTTAATCTGGTCCTGGATTTATCAACCTCAGGGTGGACTTTTAAATAATACTTTAACTTATATTGGTTTAGAAAGATTAACCAGAGGCTGGCTGAGCAACCCAAATACTGCTTTATATGCTGTTATTGGAGCAGCAGTCTGGCGGCATACAGGTTATGTAATGCTTTTATTTTTATCTGGTTTAACAGCAATTTCGCCAACTGTAATTGAGGCTTCTCGTATTGATGGGGCCAGTCCCTGGCAGCGATTTAGATATATTATTCTACCACTTTTAAAGCCAACCACCGTAATTGTAATTGTAATAACCATGATTCAGTCCCTGAGAGCTTTTGACTTTGTCAGCATGATGACTAGAGGTGGGCCTTTTAATTCAACCAATGTTTTAGCACATTATATGTATACCGAAGCTTTCAAAAATTATAATATGGGTTATGGGGCTTCAATAGCTGTAGTTTTATTTGCAATTATGTTTATCTTTATAGTTATTTATTTACGCCAGATCAGGAAAGGGGAGCTTGAATAA
- a CDS encoding nitroreductase family protein, translated as MAKDIYQAVKERRSYYNIDDKKVVSEEKVEKVVEHAVKYTPTSFNSQTGRVILLFDDQHNKFWNIVESNLREVVPNEDFDSTRDKIDGFRSGYGTVLFYEDMEIVENLQQRFPLYSDNFPKWSQHSSGMLQYNVWTILESEGLGASLQHYTELIAEDVKAEWDVPEEWRFVAQMPFGNPVEEADQKEFDPLEQRVKVYK; from the coding sequence ATGGCAAAAGATATTTATCAGGCAGTAAAAGAAAGAAGAAGCTATTATAATATAGATGATAAAAAGGTTGTTTCAGAGGAAAAAGTCGAAAAAGTTGTTGAACACGCTGTAAAATATACGCCAACTTCTTTTAACTCCCAGACCGGTAGAGTAATTTTATTATTTGATGATCAGCATAATAAGTTTTGGAATATAGTTGAATCTAATTTAAGAGAGGTAGTTCCTAACGAAGATTTTGATTCAACTAGAGATAAAATTGATGGTTTCCGTAGTGGTTATGGGACTGTTCTGTTTTATGAAGATATGGAAATTGTAGAAAATCTGCAGCAGCGTTTCCCACTTTATAGTGATAACTTTCCTAAGTGGTCACAACATTCAAGCGGGATGCTGCAGTATAATGTTTGGACAATCTTAGAAAGTGAAGGTTTAGGGGCATCACTTCAGCACTACACTGAGTTAATAGCAGAAGATGTAAAAGCAGAATGGGATGTACCAGAGGAATGGAGATTTGTAGCTCAAATGCCCTTTGGTAATCCTGTAGAAGAAGCTGATCAAAAAGAATTTGATCCTTTAGAACAGAGAGTAAAGGTTTATAAGTAA
- a CDS encoding carbohydrate ABC transporter permease → MNLSLHQKKRLKHAAIFIALLLFVLVWLLPVFGAFLTSIRTMDDIMNNGFWSLPDQVTFSNFATAWSEGNLNTYLKNSFIITIPSLIGTLALSSLVGFALAKYKFKGNMIIYLMFVGGMLIPFQILLIPVFQLSNFLGIYNNYWGLIMIHTVFQMGFCSFFLRNYMITIPDELSEAARIDGASEFKIFYKIYLPLSLPALAALGTLEFTWIFNDYIWALVLLRDDKFKPVTAGLATLKGNFITSWSVLVAGAILATIPTIIVFVFLQKYFIRGLTMGSGK, encoded by the coding sequence ATGAATTTATCGCTACATCAAAAAAAGAGACTTAAACATGCAGCTATATTTATAGCTCTTTTACTATTTGTGCTAGTCTGGCTGCTGCCTGTATTTGGCGCTTTTTTAACTTCGATCAGGACAATGGATGATATCATGAATAATGGATTTTGGAGTCTGCCTGATCAGGTGACCTTTAGTAATTTTGCCACAGCCTGGTCAGAGGGGAATTTAAATACCTACTTAAAAAATAGTTTTATAATAACCATTCCGTCTTTAATTGGAACTCTGGCTTTATCTTCTTTGGTTGGTTTTGCGCTGGCGAAATATAAATTTAAAGGTAATATGATAATTTATTTAATGTTTGTGGGAGGAATGTTAATCCCATTTCAAATTTTATTAATTCCAGTCTTTCAGCTGAGTAATTTTCTGGGAATTTATAATAATTACTGGGGTTTAATAATGATTCATACTGTTTTTCAGATGGGTTTTTGCTCATTTTTCTTAAGAAATTACATGATAACTATTCCAGATGAATTATCTGAAGCAGCAAGAATAGATGGAGCTTCAGAATTTAAGATTTTTTATAAAATTTATTTACCACTTTCTCTGCCTGCTCTAGCAGCACTTGGAACTTTAGAATTTACCTGGATTTTTAACGATTATATCTGGGCCTTAGTTTTATTGCGCGATGATAAATTTAAACCTGTAACTGCTGGTCTGGCAACACTTAAAGGTAATTTTATAACCTCCTGGAGTGTTTTAGTAGCCGGAGCAATACTGGCTACTATTCCGACAATTATAGTTTTTGTTTTCTTACAAAAATACTTTATTCGAGGTTTGACAATGGGCTCAGGCAAGTAA
- a CDS encoding DUF362 domain-containing protein yields the protein MKQNQIFINYGDQAKKMVQELLQKTKIEAELQLDDLIALKPNLINATKAEVGATTDPKIVQGVIEYLQQRGFNNLMIIEGSWVGADTDTAFEVCGYQKLAQDYDLPLYNLKNDNFIKKSYQGLEIEIAEKALAADYLINFPVLKGHCQTNITCALKNLKGCISDFEKRKFHRQGLHQPIAYLNKLLKQDLVIVDGIYGDLDFEEGGNPVKMNRIIAAQDPVLVDSYAASLLGYSTAEVKYIEIAAQIGVGFKDLSRAEIVELNKDQGVEIEYSSKKIKKLAERIEANNACSACYGSLIHALKRIEEKGKLDKINTKIKIGQGYQGEEFSGVGIGSCCSGADSFVKGCPPSAKDILDLIAHNLI from the coding sequence GTGAAACAAAATCAAATTTTTATTAATTATGGTGACCAGGCTAAGAAAATGGTTCAGGAACTGCTGCAAAAAACTAAAATTGAAGCTGAGCTGCAGTTAGATGATTTGATTGCTTTAAAACCAAATTTGATCAATGCTACTAAAGCAGAAGTTGGAGCGACCACTGATCCCAAAATTGTGCAGGGAGTTATTGAATATCTTCAGCAGCGAGGTTTTAATAATTTGATGATTATTGAAGGTTCCTGGGTGGGAGCAGATACTGATACCGCCTTTGAAGTCTGCGGTTATCAAAAGCTGGCCCAGGATTATGATCTTCCATTATATAATTTAAAAAATGATAATTTCATTAAAAAATCTTATCAGGGCTTAGAAATTGAAATAGCAGAAAAAGCTCTTGCAGCTGATTATTTGATCAATTTTCCCGTGCTTAAAGGCCACTGTCAGACTAATATCACCTGTGCTTTGAAAAATCTTAAGGGTTGTATTTCTGATTTTGAAAAAAGAAAATTTCACCGCCAAGGACTGCATCAGCCGATAGCTTATTTAAATAAGCTTTTAAAACAAGATTTAGTTATTGTAGATGGTATTTATGGAGATTTAGATTTTGAAGAAGGCGGTAATCCAGTTAAAATGAATAGAATTATTGCTGCTCAAGATCCGGTGCTGGTTGATAGTTATGCAGCTAGTTTGCTCGGCTATTCTACAGCCGAAGTTAAATATATAGAAATAGCTGCTCAAATAGGAGTTGGTTTTAAAGATTTATCCAGGGCAGAAATAGTTGAATTAAATAAAGATCAGGGAGTTGAAATTGAATATTCCTCCAAAAAAATTAAAAAGTTAGCAGAAAGAATAGAAGCTAATAATGCCTGTTCAGCCTGTTATGGCAGTTTAATTCATGCTTTAAAACGAATAGAAGAAAAAGGGAAGCTGGATAAAATAAATACTAAAATTAAAATTGGTCAAGGTTATCAGGGGGAAGAATTTTCTGGAGTTGGAATTGGCAGCTGCTGCAGTGGTGCTGATAGTTTTGTTAAGGGCTGCCCACCTTCTGCAAAAGATATATTAGATTTGATTGCGCACAATTTAATTTGA
- a CDS encoding LacI family DNA-binding transcriptional regulator gives MAVTLNDIASKAGVSLATVSLALNGSDKVNKDTKIRIKNIAEELNYIPNARARALVKKSTNTIGLVIPEVVNPFFAELAQSIKDYVRSQDFNVILCSTDYQSEEELRYINMFRSGQVDGAIFACVGDVMEKHNELIIELVKQNVPVVFVDRDGVDHDLIPVVKSDVYHAAYQAADYLISLGHKNLAFAGQSLERLNGFKSALMKHQLELKEENIYYDYLKMEGGYAVGKKIAARKEKPTAVVCLNDEIAIGVIQALIAKKVEVPAEISVIGIDNIKMANFYNPSLTTVNIPVSQMGKKAAEILLKRIAGKSLSDKEKFFIFPTELIIRDSSRKF, from the coding sequence ATGGCTGTAACTTTAAATGATATTGCCAGTAAAGCAGGTGTTTCTTTAGCAACAGTCTCGCTTGCGCTTAATGGCAGCGATAAAGTAAACAAAGATACTAAAATTAGAATCAAAAATATCGCAGAAGAACTTAATTATATACCAAATGCAAGAGCAAGGGCTTTAGTAAAAAAATCAACCAATACTATTGGCCTTGTAATTCCAGAAGTAGTGAATCCTTTTTTTGCGGAGCTGGCCCAGTCAATTAAAGATTATGTACGCAGTCAGGATTTTAATGTTATTCTCTGCAGCACTGATTATCAGAGTGAAGAAGAGCTACGATATATTAATATGTTTCGTTCCGGTCAGGTTGATGGTGCTATTTTTGCCTGTGTTGGAGATGTAATGGAAAAGCATAATGAGCTGATTATTGAACTAGTTAAGCAAAATGTTCCGGTTGTATTTGTAGATCGAGATGGTGTAGATCATGATTTAATTCCTGTAGTTAAAAGTGATGTCTATCATGCTGCTTACCAGGCAGCTGATTATTTAATTTCTTTGGGGCATAAAAATTTGGCTTTTGCCGGCCAAAGTTTAGAAAGATTAAATGGTTTTAAAAGTGCTCTGATGAAACATCAACTGGAACTAAAAGAAGAAAATATCTATTATGATTATTTAAAAATGGAGGGTGGTTATGCAGTCGGCAAAAAAATAGCAGCCAGAAAGGAAAAGCCGACTGCTGTTGTCTGTTTAAATGATGAGATTGCAATTGGAGTAATCCAGGCTTTGATTGCTAAGAAAGTGGAAGTGCCAGCAGAAATATCAGTTATTGGAATCGATAATATTAAAATGGCTAATTTCTATAATCCATCATTAACCACTGTTAATATACCAGTAAGTCAAATGGGAAAAAAAGCAGCAGAAATTTTGCTAAAAAGAATAGCTGGAAAATCTTTAAGTGACAAAGAAAAGTTTTTTATCTTTCCTACAGAACTAATTATTAGAGATTCAAGTAGGAAATTTTAA
- a CDS encoding YgaP family membrane protein, producing the protein MKNVGQTDKLIRIILGIVLLSMFFFVEGNAKYFGILGIIPLYTGLTGKCALYKLFGINTKKDN; encoded by the coding sequence ATGAAAAATGTTGGTCAAACAGATAAGCTGATCAGGATTATTCTTGGTATTGTTCTCCTGTCAATGTTCTTTTTTGTAGAAGGGAATGCAAAATATTTTGGTATTTTAGGTATTATTCCACTCTACACAGGTCTAACAGGAAAATGTGCCCTGTACAAACTTTTTGGAATTAACACCAAAAAGGATAATTAG
- a CDS encoding aminotransferase, whose translation MKIAAFKVEEWMNEYEMDAEYNIAETCVESLTVEELLNFSDNPAARLEEIKKMQLTYGDIKGSAAFKKGVSSLYDSVDPKNILPSHGAIGANFLLLYSLVEADDQVVSVFPTYQQLYSIPESFGAEVKKLDLKYEDGFLPDLEKLKELVNPKTKLIAINNPNNPSGVVMNKKILAEIVEIARAADAYILADEVYRGFDLEEEIPSIVDLYEKGISVGSMSKVFSLAGLRMGWIAAPEAVIELCQLHRDYTTISNSMISDYLSVIALENKEKILKRNLAKVKKQLELLDDWVQSEDLIEYVKPNGGTTAFLKYKLDLDSESFAKKLFKEKGVLVVPGIAFGREKFIRIGFAGNQSELKTGLALLKEFLHEYN comes from the coding sequence ATGAAAATAGCAGCATTTAAAGTAGAAGAGTGGATGAATGAGTATGAGATGGATGCTGAATACAATATTGCAGAAACCTGTGTGGAATCACTGACAGTAGAGGAATTATTAAATTTTAGTGATAATCCAGCTGCCAGGCTGGAAGAAATAAAAAAGATGCAGCTTACCTATGGAGATATCAAGGGTTCAGCTGCTTTTAAAAAAGGAGTCAGCAGTCTTTATGACAGTGTTGATCCCAAAAATATTTTACCCTCACATGGAGCTATTGGGGCTAACTTTCTTTTGCTTTATTCTTTAGTAGAAGCTGATGATCAAGTAGTTTCAGTATTTCCAACCTATCAGCAGCTTTATTCTATTCCTGAGTCTTTTGGAGCGGAAGTTAAAAAGCTGGATTTAAAATATGAGGATGGATTTCTGCCAGATTTAGAAAAACTCAAAGAACTAGTTAATCCAAAAACAAAGCTGATTGCAATTAATAATCCCAACAACCCTTCGGGAGTAGTTATGAACAAAAAAATCTTAGCAGAAATTGTGGAAATAGCAAGAGCTGCTGATGCTTATATTTTAGCAGATGAAGTTTACCGTGGTTTTGATCTGGAGGAAGAGATACCTTCTATTGTTGATCTCTACGAAAAAGGAATAAGTGTGGGCAGTATGTCCAAAGTTTTCTCTTTAGCTGGACTGAGAATGGGCTGGATTGCTGCACCTGAAGCAGTGATAGAACTCTGTCAACTGCATCGTGATTACACAACTATCAGCAACAGCATGATTTCTGATTATCTTTCTGTAATTGCTCTGGAAAATAAGGAAAAGATTTTAAAAAGAAATCTGGCCAAGGTAAAAAAACAGCTTGAGCTATTAGATGATTGGGTGCAGAGTGAAGATTTAATTGAATATGTTAAACCAAATGGAGGTACAACAGCTTTTTTAAAATATAAGTTGGATCTTGACTCTGAAAGCTTTGCTAAAAAGTTATTTAAAGAAAAAGGTGTTTTAGTTGTACCGGGGATTGCCTTTGGTAGAGAAAAGTTTATTCGGATTGGTTTTGCTGGTAATCAAAGTGAGCTAAAAACAGGTTTAGCTCTGCTGAAAGAATTTCTGCATGAGTACAATTAG
- a CDS encoding ABC transporter substrate-binding protein, translating into MNFKNFSLIAITLVMVLALSFSAAAQDTLVVNTYTSDPAPRAVMKELVAQYEEMNPDVDVELNITAHEDFKQAIRVWLTSDNPPDVFSWFAGNRAGYFVDRNLVMDISDVWEEENFYEKFPKAFQSISIYDGKAYFLPHNYYWWSVFYRESIFEEYGLEEPQTWDEFLEVGETLKANGITPFAIGTKFRWTAAAFFDYFNMRINGAEFHKELMAGNIPFTDERVADVFEKWKYLIENDYFVENAAAYSWQEGLQFLSRGDAAMYLMGQFILDATSEEVSQDLNFFRFPIIDEDVPVAEDLPTDGFMIPAKAPNPELAKDFIAFLGSVEGQRLFAEDLGRLVTNKDMPADIYDGLTNKGRKMIDETDELAQFYDRDMDPELADKTMDSLMEFWYSPANYREIMEKMEAHRQNFIND; encoded by the coding sequence ATGAATTTTAAGAATTTTTCACTTATTGCAATTACTTTAGTTATGGTTTTAGCTTTGTCTTTCTCTGCAGCAGCACAGGACACTTTAGTTGTTAATACTTATACAAGTGACCCAGCTCCAAGAGCAGTTATGAAAGAGTTAGTGGCTCAGTATGAAGAAATGAATCCTGATGTTGATGTTGAATTGAACATTACAGCTCATGAAGATTTTAAACAGGCAATTAGAGTCTGGTTAACTTCCGATAATCCACCTGATGTATTCAGCTGGTTTGCTGGCAATAGAGCTGGATATTTTGTAGACAGAAATTTGGTTATGGATATTTCTGATGTCTGGGAAGAAGAAAACTTCTACGAAAAATTCCCAAAAGCTTTTCAGAGTATCAGTATCTATGATGGTAAAGCTTACTTTTTACCTCATAACTACTACTGGTGGTCTGTATTTTACAGAGAATCAATTTTTGAAGAGTATGGCTTAGAAGAGCCTCAAACCTGGGATGAATTCCTGGAAGTAGGAGAAACTCTTAAAGCCAATGGAATTACTCCATTTGCAATTGGTACTAAATTCCGCTGGACTGCAGCTGCTTTCTTTGATTATTTCAATATGAGAATCAATGGTGCAGAATTCCATAAAGAATTGATGGCTGGTAATATTCCATTTACAGATGAGAGAGTTGCAGATGTATTTGAAAAATGGAAGTACTTAATTGAAAATGACTATTTTGTAGAAAATGCAGCAGCCTACTCCTGGCAGGAAGGTTTACAGTTCCTTTCCCGAGGAGATGCAGCGATGTATTTAATGGGACAGTTTATTTTAGATGCAACATCTGAAGAGGTAAGTCAAGACTTAAACTTCTTCCGTTTCCCAATTATTGACGAAGATGTTCCGGTTGCCGAAGATCTACCTACAGATGGTTTTATGATTCCTGCAAAAGCGCCTAATCCAGAACTGGCAAAAGATTTTATAGCTTTCCTTGGTTCGGTCGAAGGACAGCGTCTCTTTGCTGAAGACTTAGGTCGTCTGGTAACCAATAAAGATATGCCTGCTGATATATATGATGGATTAACCAATAAAGGCAGAAAAATGATTGATGAAACTGATGAGTTAGCACAATTCTATGATCGTGATATGGATCCAGAATTAGCTGATAAAACAATGGATTCTTTAATGGAATTTTGGTATTCACCAGCTAATTATAGAGAGATCATGGAGAAAATGGAAGCACATCGTCAGAATTTTATCAATGACTAA
- the wrbA gene encoding NAD(P)H:quinone oxidoreductase has product MAKLLVTYYSSYGHIYEMAKVARNAAEAENHEVKLRKIPELEAAKKAMSGQDAYLVAQEAQSEEKEVTLADLEWADGIVWGIPTRFGNMPAQVKQFIDTAGGLWAEGKLEDKATGIITSTNTLHGGQESTILSSMLPLIHFGMIFVGSTYGQNPELSEDKLQGGSPYGPSTVAGPDGSKVPTEGDLNMAGRLAKRVARVAAGIQSTK; this is encoded by the coding sequence ATGGCAAAATTGTTAGTCACATATTATAGTTCATATGGACACATCTATGAGATGGCAAAAGTTGCTAGAAATGCAGCAGAAGCAGAAAATCATGAGGTAAAATTAAGAAAAATACCGGAACTAGAAGCTGCTAAAAAAGCGATGTCAGGTCAAGATGCCTATTTAGTTGCTCAAGAAGCTCAGTCAGAAGAAAAAGAAGTTACTTTAGCTGATTTAGAATGGGCTGATGGTATTGTTTGGGGTATTCCAACCAGATTTGGAAATATGCCAGCTCAGGTCAAGCAATTTATTGATACCGCAGGTGGCTTATGGGCAGAAGGCAAATTGGAAGATAAGGCTACTGGAATTATTACTAGTACAAATACACTCCATGGGGGTCAAGAAAGTACAATTTTAAGTTCAATGCTTCCTCTAATTCATTTTGGAATGATTTTTGTTGGTTCAACTTATGGTCAAAACCCTGAATTAAGTGAAGACAAACTGCAAGGTGGTTCACCATATGGTCCATCTACAGTTGCAGGACCTGATGGAAGTAAAGTACCAACAGAAGGTGACTTAAATATGGCAGGTAGACTTGCCAAGAGAGTAGCCAGAGTTGCTGCCGGAATTCAGTCAACTAAATAG